A portion of the Bombus pascuorum chromosome 8, iyBomPasc1.1, whole genome shotgun sequence genome contains these proteins:
- the LOC132909485 gene encoding cadherin-86C-like, with protein sequence MNDRWITAQKHVLLHDFAVLNDSAIRMPFAGQWCKVWIYFGFVFAWAKGARPRFDTSTDMGLVLVPADAEVDSVIFRLRATDQDADFPLVFEITATITPVVRIDNLPCTLYNKVCQANVILTKRLMPGRLHDFAVRVRDTKGDSNSMQATISVTNATTLRDKIFPHIPSLIMVPEDTKPGKELDYLLVRANSWSGKPVYIELWQPKELFTIRQRQTPTQTRGIITLTGELDFETQSMYTLTMYATDPYTEQGKDTRNIAGLSVVVIVQDVQDVPPIFTLAPPLTRINNSVQPGDIILRVHAEDGDKGVPREIVYGLVSEGNPFTPFFNISETNGEITLAKPLEELTQITHVGAPVVLTVVAEEIRRSREEPPAQATVVDVGFLLGEPGNSPPYFESDKLVPES encoded by the exons ATGAACGATCGATGGATAACCGCGCAAAAGCATGTATTGCTTCATGATTTTGCGGTACTGAATGACTCTGCGATCAG AATGCCCTTTGCAGGACAATGGTGCAAAGTATGGATTTATTTCGGATTCGTTTTCGCGTGGGCAAAAGGTGCGCGTCCACGCTTTGATACCTCCACGGACATGGGATTAGTTCTAGTTCCAGCGGATGCTGAAGTAGATTCTGTCATTTTTCGACTTCGCGCCACTGACCAGGATGCAGATTTCCCACTTGTTTTTGAAATAACTG ctACCATCACACCTGTTGTAAGGATCGACAACCTGCCGTGCACGTTGTATAACAAAGTGTGTCAAGCTAATGTAATACTAACGAAACGGCTAATGCCCGGCCGCCTTCACGATTTTGCTGTTAGGGTTAGGGACACGAAAGGAGATTCCAACTCGATGCAAGCTACTATTTCTGTTACGAACGCAACCACCCTTCGTGATAAAATATTCCCGCACATACCCTCTCTGATAATGGTACCCGAG GATACTAAACCAGGCAAAGAATTAGATTATCTTTTAGTAAGAGCTAATTCTTGGAGTGGAAAACCCGTTTATATCGAACTCTGG caaCCAAAAGAACTTTTCACTATAAGACAGCGGCAGACACCCACGCAAACACGAGGAATAATTACACTAACTGGAGAATTAGATTTCGAAACGCAATCCATGTACACTCTCACCATGTATGCTACG gaTCCCTATACGGAGCAGGGAAAAGATACTAGAAATATTGCAGGCTTAAGCGTTGTTGTGATAGTTCAAGATGTTCAAGATGTTCCTCCAATTTTTACGCTAGCCCCTCCCCTCACAAGGATTAACAATTCTGTACAACCT GGTGATATAATACTACGAGTGCACGCAGAAGACGGAGATAAAGGTGTACCGCGTGAAATCGTGTACGGTCTCGTATCTGAAGGCAACCCCTTTACGCCATTTTTTAACATCTCTGAAACAAAtg GTGAAATTACTCTTGCCAAACCATTGGAGGAACTTACCCAAATTACGCACGTTGGAGCACCCGTTGTACTTACGGTGGTTGCtgaagaaataagaagaagCAGAGAAGAACCTCCTGCCCAAGCCACAGTTGTTGACGTTGGCTTTCTTCTTGGGGAGCCGGGGAATAGTCCACCATACTTCGAGAGCGATAAGTTGGTACCTGAGTCGTGA